A region from the Oncorhynchus keta strain PuntledgeMale-10-30-2019 chromosome 5, Oket_V2, whole genome shotgun sequence genome encodes:
- the rhbdf1a gene encoding inactive rhomboid protein 1 isoform X2, translating into MAEPRHESTSSLQRKKPPWLRLDIPTAQVSLDEPPTFVQPVKRQGFLRSISMPVEPSHLRSPPRDLFDPRRPPLLRQSSITQTIKRGTADWFGVSKDGDATQKWQRKSLRHCSMRYGRLKPQVIREMDLSSQDNISLTSTETPPPLYVPSSAHAFGMQKIVDPLARGRAFRMVEEVDGYSVPQTPVTPGAASLCSFTSSRSGLNRLPRRRKRESVAKMSFRAAAALVKGRSLRENATLRRMQRRSFTPASFMEEDVVDLPDELDTSFFARDCLMQEELSTYADEVFESPSEAAMMDAVLEEGSKLDETELTGSALDKSELERSHLMLPLERGWRKAKEGTPGPPKVPLRQEVVSVNGQRRGQRIVVPVKKLFAREKRPYGLGMVGKLTNRTYRKRIDSYVKRQIEDMDDHRPFFTYWITVVHLLITILAVCIYGIAPVGFSQHETVDSVLRNKGVYENVKFVQQENFWVGPSSEALIHLGAKYSPCMRQDQQVHDLIRDKRDIERDSACCVRNDRSGCLQTSEEECSSTLAVWVKWPGPPSTPQLEGRDRQYGSVCHQDPRICLEPASVAPHEWPDDITKWPVCTRYNTGNHTNLPHIDCTITGRPCCIGTKGRCEITSREYCDFMKGYFHEEATLCSQVHCMDDVCGLLPFLNPEIPDQFYRLWLSLFLHAGILHCMVSVCFQMTILRDLEKLAGWLRISIIYILSGITGNLASAIFLPYRAEVGPAGSQFGILACLFVELFQSWQILAQPWRAFIKLLCVVLFLFAFGLLPWIDNFAHIFGFISGFFLSFAFLPYISFGRMDMYRKRLQIIVFLVVFLGLFAGLVVLFYVYPIKCDWCELLTCIPFTDKFCEKYDLNAHLH; encoded by the exons GGGCACAGCGGACTGGTTCGGGGTCAGTAAGGACGGCGATGCCACCCAGAAATGGCAGAGGAAGAGTCTGCGCCATTGCAGCATGCGCTATGGCCGTCTGAAGCCCCAGGTTATCCGGGAGATGGACCTGTCCAGTCAGGACAACATCTCTCTGACCAGCACCGAGACGCCCCCGCCCCTCTACGTACCCTCCTCAGCACACGCCTTTGGCATGCAGAAG ATCGTGGACCCGTTGGCGAGGGGGCGTGCGTTCCgtatggtggaggaggtggacgGTTACAGCGTGCCCCAGACCCCCGTCACCCCCGGCGCTGCCTCCCTCtgctccttcacctcctcccgcTCAGGCCTCAACCGGCTGCCGCGGCGACGCAAGAGGGAGTCTGTCGCCAAGATGAGCTTCAGGGCAGCAGCAGCTCTGGTTAAG GGGCGCTCCCTGCGGGAAAACGCCACCCTGCGGCGGATGCAGAGACGCAGCTTCACCCCTGCCAGCTTCATGGAGGAGGACGTGGTGGACTTACCTGATGAGCTGGACACATCCTTCTTTGCCAGA GACTGTCTGATGCAGGAAGAGTTGTCCACATACGCTGACGAGGTGTTTGAGTCTCCGTCGGAGGCGGCTATGATGGATGCGGTGCTGGAGGAGGGCAGTAAACTGGACGAGACGGAGCTGACCGGCAGCGCTCTGGACAAGAGTGAACTGGAGAGGAGCCATCTCATGCT GCCTCTGGAGCGAGGGTGGCGTAAGGCCAAAGAGGGAACCCCAGGACCGCCCAAGGTGCCCTTGCGGCAGGAGGTGGTGAGTGTGAACGGACAGCGACGGGGGCAGCGCATCGTTGTGCCCGTCAAGAAGCTGTTCGCCCGGGAGAAGAGGCCCTACGGGCTGGGCATGGTGGGGAAGCTCACCAACCGCACCTACCGCAAGCGCATCGACAGCTATGTGAAGAGGCAGATAGAGGACATGGATGACCACAG GCCTTTCTTTACGTACTGGATCACCGTTGTCCACTTGCTGATCACCATCCTGGCTGTCTGCATCTATGGCATCGCCCCCGTGGGCTTCTCCCAGCACGAGACGGTTGATTCT GTTCTAAGAAACAAAGGTGTATATGAAAATGTCAAGTTTGTACAACAAGAGAACTTCTGGGTCGGGCCCAGTTCA GAGGCTCTGATCCACCTGGGGGCCAAGTACTCTCCCTGCATGCGTCAGGACCAGCAGGTGCACGACCTGATCCGGGacaagagagacatagagagagactcTGCCTGCTGTGTGCGCAACGACCGCTCCGGCTGTCTACAGACCTCAGAGGAGGAGTGTTCG AGTACTCTGGCCGTGTGGGTGAAGTGGCCGGGGCCTCCCAGCACCCCTCAGCTGGAGGGCAGAGACAGGCAGTACGGCTCAGTGTGCCATCAGGACCCCCG GATTTGCCTAGAGCCAGCATCGGTGGCACCACATGAATGGCCTGATGACATCACCAAGTGGCCA GTTTGCACCAGGTACAACACAGGGAACCACACCAACCTGCCTCACATAGACTGCACCATCACAGGCCGGCCCTGCTGCATCGGCACAAAAGGGAG GTGTGAGATCACGTCCAGGGAGTATTGTGACTTCATGAAGGGCTACTTCCACGAGGAGGCGACTCTCTGCTCCCAA GTTCACTGCATGGATGATGTGTGTGGCCTGCTGCCTTTCCTCAACCCAGAGATCCCAGACCAGTTCTACAGActgtggctctctctcttcctgcacGCTGG GATCCTTCACTGCATGGTGTCAGTGTGCTTCCAGATGACCATCCTGAGAGACCTGGagaagctggcaggctggctgagGATCTCCATCATATACATCCTGTCTGGCATCACCGGAAACCTAGCCAGCGCCATCTTCCTGCCCTACAGAGCAGAG GTGGGTCCGGCAGGCTCCCAGTTTGGCATCCTGGCCTGCCTGTTTGTGGAGCTGTTCCAGAGCTGGCAGATCCTGGCCCAGCCGTGGCGGGCCTTCATCAAGCTGCTGTGTGTAGTGCTCTTCCTCTTCGCCTTCGGCCTGCTGCCCTGGATCGACAACTTTGCCCACATCTTTGGCTTCATCTCTGGCTTCTTCTTGTCCTTCGCCTTCCTGCCCTACATCAGCTTCGGACGCATGGACATGTACCGCAAGCGGCTGCAGATCATCGTCTTCCTGGTGGTGTTCTTGGGGCTGTTCGCCGGCCTCGTGGTGCTTTTTTATGTCTACCCCATCAAGTGTGACTGGTGTGAACTGCTCACCTGCATCCCCTTCACAGACAAGTTCTGTGAGAAGTATGACCTCAACGCCCACCTCCACTGA
- the aanat2 gene encoding arylalkylamine N-acetyltransferase 2 codes for MTHQVSRSPFLKPFYTRTPVGGVIPRTQRRHTLPASEFRNLTPQDAISVFEIEREAFVSVSGECPLTLDEVLNFLSQCPELSLGWFEEGQLVAFIIGSGWGKERLEQEAMTQHIPETSAVHIHVLSVHRHARQQGKGSILLWRYLQYLRCVPGLRRALLACEDFLVPFYQKAGFKEKGPSAITVPNLTFQEMEYHIGGAAYARRNSGC; via the exons ATGACACATCAGGTCAGCCGCTCTCCATTCCTCAAGCCCTTCTACACCAGGACCCCGGTTGGTGGGGTCATTCCGCGAACCCAGAGACGCCACACGCTCCCCGCCAGCGAGTTCAGGAACCTGACCCCACAGGACGCCATCAGCGTGTTCGAGATCGAGAGAGAAG CATTCGTCTCTGTGTCTGGTGAGTGTCCACTCACTCTTGACGAGGTGCTGAACTTCCTAAGTCAGTGTCCGGAGCTCTCCCTGGGCTGGTTTGAAGAGGGCCAGCTGGTGGCGTTCATCATTGGCTCAGGCTGGGGCAAAGAGAGACTGGAGCAG GAGGCCATGACCCAGCATATCCCAGAAACCTCGGCAGTGCACATCCATGTACTGTCTGTGCACCGCCACGCTCGCCAGCAGGGTAAAGGTTCCATCCTGCTGTGGCGCTACCTGCAGTACCTGCGATGTGTCCCAGGCCTCCGGAGGGCCCTGCTGGCCTGTGAGGACTTCCTGGTTCCCTTCTACCAGAAGGCAGGCTTCAAGGAGAAGGGTCCTTCTGCCATCACCGTGCCCAACCTCACCTTCCAGGAGATGGAGTACCATATCGGCGGAGCGGCCTACGCGCGGCGGAACAGCGGCTGCTAG